In Streptomyces sp. 840.1, one DNA window encodes the following:
- the nudC gene encoding NAD(+) diphosphatase, with amino-acid sequence MSTFDNATTDRPIGLTAPSGIDRAAHHRLDEAWLAAAWSHPTTRVFVVSGGQVLIDDTADGTELVMTPAFEAPVTETHRYFLGTDEDGVSYFALQKDSLPGRMDQSARPAGLREAGLLLGARDAGLMVHAVALENWQRLHRFCSRCGERTVIAAAGHIRRCQACGAEHYPRTDPAVIMLVTDDQDRALLGRQVHWPEGRFSTLAGFVEPGESIEQSVAREVFEEAGITVGEVEYVASQPWPFPSSLMLGFMARATTFDINVDGEEIEEARWFSREELTAAFESGEILPPFGISIAARLIEIWYGKPLPRPRSAG; translated from the coding sequence GTGAGCACCTTCGACAACGCCACCACCGACCGGCCCATCGGCCTGACCGCGCCCAGCGGCATCGACCGCGCCGCGCACCACCGCCTCGACGAGGCCTGGCTGGCCGCCGCATGGAGTCACCCGACGACCCGGGTCTTCGTCGTCTCCGGCGGGCAGGTGCTGATCGACGACACCGCCGACGGCACCGAACTCGTGATGACCCCCGCTTTCGAGGCGCCCGTCACCGAGACCCACCGCTACTTCCTCGGCACCGACGAGGACGGCGTCAGCTACTTCGCCCTCCAGAAGGACTCGCTGCCCGGCCGCATGGACCAGTCGGCCCGTCCCGCCGGGCTCCGCGAGGCGGGCCTGCTCCTCGGCGCCCGCGACGCCGGTCTGATGGTGCACGCGGTGGCGCTGGAGAACTGGCAGCGGCTGCACCGCTTCTGCTCCCGCTGCGGCGAACGCACGGTCATCGCGGCGGCCGGACACATCCGCCGCTGCCAGGCCTGCGGTGCGGAGCACTACCCCCGCACCGACCCCGCGGTCATCATGCTCGTCACCGACGACCAGGACCGCGCCCTGCTGGGCCGCCAGGTCCACTGGCCCGAGGGCCGCTTCTCGACCCTGGCCGGATTCGTCGAGCCGGGCGAATCGATCGAGCAGTCCGTGGCGCGCGAGGTGTTCGAGGAAGCCGGCATCACGGTGGGCGAGGTGGAGTACGTCGCCAGCCAGCCCTGGCCCTTCCCGTCCAGCCTGATGCTCGGCTTCATGGCACGGGCCACGACGTTCGACATCAACGTCGACGGCGAGGAGATCGAGGAGGCGCGCTGGTTCTCCCGCGAGGAGCTGACCGCCGCCTTCGAGTCCGGCGAGATCCTGCCCCCGTTCGGCATCTCGATCGCCGCCCGGCTGATCGAGATCTGGTACGGCAAGCCCCTCCCGAGGCCGCGCAGCGCCGGCTGA
- a CDS encoding tetrahydrofolate dehydrogenase/cyclohydrolase catalytic domain-containing protein → MDGTGLARRSVEETTAAAAEIRLRTGTPPCLATVLVGEDPSSVTYVKMKRNRCARAGIESRHVALPADSTTEDVVAAVTTLSKDPGVHGILLQHPMGPHIDERAAFEAIAPEKDVDGVTMHAFAAMGFGLPGFVSCTPGGIMRLLDAYEVDLAGKHAVVVGRSAILGKPAGMLLLGRNATVTYCHSHTADLSAIVRQADALVVAVGRPRFITGADIKPGAVVIDAGYNEGNVGDVDFETAAEHASLITPVPGGVGPMTIAVLLEQTVAAASRQLGLS, encoded by the coding sequence ATGGACGGCACGGGCCTCGCCCGCCGAAGCGTCGAGGAGACCACGGCCGCGGCCGCGGAGATCCGGCTGCGCACCGGAACCCCGCCCTGCCTGGCCACCGTCCTCGTCGGTGAGGACCCGTCCTCGGTGACGTACGTCAAGATGAAGCGCAACCGGTGTGCGCGGGCGGGCATCGAGTCCCGGCACGTGGCACTTCCGGCCGACTCCACCACCGAGGACGTGGTCGCCGCGGTGACCACCCTGTCGAAGGACCCGGGCGTACACGGCATCCTGCTGCAGCACCCGATGGGCCCGCACATCGACGAACGGGCCGCCTTCGAGGCGATCGCCCCGGAGAAGGACGTCGACGGCGTCACCATGCACGCCTTCGCGGCGATGGGTTTCGGCCTCCCCGGATTCGTCTCCTGCACCCCGGGCGGCATCATGCGGCTGCTCGACGCGTACGAGGTCGACCTCGCGGGCAAGCACGCGGTGGTCGTGGGACGCAGCGCCATCCTGGGCAAGCCCGCCGGGATGCTCCTGCTGGGGCGCAACGCCACAGTGACGTACTGCCACTCGCACACCGCCGACCTCTCCGCGATCGTGCGGCAGGCGGACGCCCTGGTCGTCGCGGTCGGCCGGCCGCGCTTCATCACCGGTGCCGACATCAAGCCGGGCGCGGTGGTGATCGACGCGGGCTACAACGAGGGCAACGTCGGTGACGTCGATTTCGAGACAGCCGCCGAGCACGCGAGCCTGATCACCCCGGTCCCCGGAGGTGTCGGCCCGATGACCATCGCCGTCCTCCTCGAACAGACGGTTGCGGCGGCGTCCCGCCAACTAGGCCTGAGCTGA
- a CDS encoding mycoredoxin, translating to MPGTVTMYSTTWCGYCRRLKGQMDREGIAYTEINIEHDPDSAAFVEKANGGNQTVPTVLFPDGSTLTNPSLAQVKQKVGA from the coding sequence ATGCCGGGCACTGTGACGATGTACAGCACCACGTGGTGCGGATACTGCCGTCGGCTCAAGGGCCAGATGGACCGCGAGGGCATCGCGTACACCGAGATCAACATCGAGCACGACCCGGACTCCGCGGCCTTCGTCGAGAAGGCGAACGGCGGGAACCAGACGGTCCCGACCGTTCTCTTCCCGGACGGTTCGACGCTGACGAATCCCTCGCTGGCCCAGGTGAAGCAGAAGGTCGGCGCCTGA
- a CDS encoding ATP-dependent DNA helicase UvrD2, with translation MTSATHSTLFPQVPDSADAVLDGLDPEQREVAMALQGPVCVLAGAGTGKTRAITHRIAYGVRAGIIQPTSVLAVTFTNRAAGEMRGRLRQLGAGGVQARTFHSAALRQLQYFWPKAVGGDLPRLLERKVQLVAEAAARCNIRLDRNELRDVTSEIEWAKVTQTVPADYPAVVAKSQRDAPRDPAEISQVYATYEQLKRDRTVIDFEDVLLLTVGILQDRHDIADHVRRQYQHFVVDEYQDVSPLQQRLLDLWLGDRDNLCVVGDASQTIYSFTGATPDHLLNFRTRHPRATVVKLVRDYRSTPQVVHLANGLLGQARGRAAEHRLELVSQRERGPEPAYTEYADEPAEAEGTARRIRDLIAAGVPAGEIAVLYRVNSQSEVYEQALADAGVPYQLRGAERFFERAEVREAGVALRGAARAGGNDSLLDDAQGLPAEVRAVLSTKGWRSEPPAGSGAVRDRWESLAALVRLAEDFERARPGATLSDLVAELDERAAAQHAPTVQGVTLASLHSAKGLEWDAVFLVGLTEGMMPITYAKTDEQIEEERRLLYVGVTRARFHLSLSWSLARSPGGRAGRRPSRFLNGLRPGSAALGARGTAGGSGGIERPVAARRKRRGPALCRVCGKTLTDAGEMKLMRCDDCPSDMDEALYERLRDWRAVRAQEISQPAYCVFTDKTLMAIAEAVPGSEGELAGIPGVGARKLGRFGAAVLDICAGGDGAEEPAEADEQV, from the coding sequence GTGACATCAGCAACGCATTCCACCCTCTTCCCTCAGGTCCCCGACTCCGCCGACGCCGTCCTCGACGGGCTCGACCCCGAGCAGCGCGAGGTCGCCATGGCCCTGCAGGGCCCGGTATGCGTGCTGGCCGGGGCCGGTACGGGCAAGACGCGGGCCATCACGCACCGCATCGCCTACGGGGTGCGCGCCGGGATCATCCAGCCGACGAGTGTGCTCGCCGTCACGTTCACCAACCGTGCCGCCGGCGAGATGCGGGGACGGCTGCGCCAGCTCGGAGCGGGCGGGGTGCAGGCGCGCACGTTCCACTCCGCGGCCCTGCGCCAGCTCCAGTACTTCTGGCCGAAAGCAGTCGGTGGCGATCTGCCCAGGCTGCTGGAGCGCAAGGTCCAGCTGGTGGCCGAGGCCGCGGCCCGCTGCAACATCCGCCTCGACCGCAACGAGCTGCGCGATGTCACGAGCGAGATCGAGTGGGCCAAGGTCACCCAGACCGTGCCGGCCGACTACCCGGCCGTGGTCGCCAAGTCCCAGCGGGACGCCCCGCGCGATCCCGCCGAGATCTCACAGGTCTACGCGACGTACGAGCAGCTGAAGCGGGACCGGACGGTGATCGACTTCGAGGACGTGCTGCTCCTGACCGTGGGCATCCTCCAGGACCGGCACGACATCGCCGACCACGTGCGCCGGCAGTACCAGCACTTCGTCGTCGACGAGTACCAGGACGTCAGCCCGCTCCAGCAGCGGCTGCTCGACCTCTGGCTGGGCGACCGGGACAACCTCTGCGTCGTCGGTGACGCCAGCCAGACGATCTACTCCTTCACCGGAGCCACCCCCGACCACCTGCTGAACTTCCGCACCCGCCACCCCCGGGCCACCGTCGTCAAGCTCGTCCGGGACTACCGCTCGACGCCCCAGGTGGTCCACCTGGCCAACGGGCTGCTCGGCCAGGCCCGGGGCAGGGCCGCCGAGCACCGGCTCGAACTGGTCTCGCAGCGCGAGCGCGGTCCCGAGCCCGCCTACACGGAGTACGCGGACGAGCCCGCCGAGGCCGAGGGCACCGCCCGCCGCATCCGCGACCTGATCGCGGCAGGCGTCCCGGCGGGCGAGATCGCGGTGCTCTACCGGGTCAACTCCCAGTCCGAGGTCTACGAGCAGGCCCTGGCCGACGCGGGGGTGCCGTACCAGCTGAGGGGCGCCGAGCGGTTCTTCGAACGCGCGGAGGTACGGGAAGCGGGCGTCGCCCTGCGCGGCGCGGCCCGCGCCGGCGGCAACGACTCCCTGCTCGACGATGCGCAGGGGCTGCCCGCCGAGGTCCGCGCTGTGCTGTCCACCAAGGGCTGGCGGAGCGAGCCGCCGGCCGGCTCCGGGGCGGTGCGCGACCGCTGGGAGTCCCTGGCCGCACTGGTCAGGCTCGCCGAGGACTTCGAGCGGGCCAGGCCGGGCGCGACCCTCTCCGACCTGGTCGCCGAACTGGACGAGCGGGCCGCCGCCCAGCACGCCCCCACGGTCCAGGGCGTCACCCTGGCCTCGCTGCACTCCGCGAAGGGCCTGGAGTGGGATGCCGTGTTCCTGGTCGGACTGACCGAGGGCATGATGCCGATCACCTACGCCAAGACGGACGAGCAGATCGAGGAGGAGCGCCGGCTGCTGTACGTCGGTGTCACCCGGGCACGCTTCCACCTCTCGCTCTCGTGGTCGCTGGCCCGCTCGCCCGGCGGCCGGGCCGGCCGCCGCCCGAGCCGCTTCCTGAACGGACTGCGTCCCGGCTCGGCGGCGCTGGGCGCCAGGGGCACCGCGGGCGGCAGCGGCGGCATCGAGCGGCCGGTGGCGGCCCGGCGCAAGCGGCGCGGGCCCGCGCTGTGCAGGGTGTGCGGCAAGACCCTCACCGACGCGGGCGAGATGAAGCTGATGCGCTGTGACGACTGCCCGTCCGACATGGACGAGGCGCTGTACGAGAGGCTGCGCGACTGGCGTGCGGTCCGGGCGCAGGAGATCAGCCAGCCCGCCTACTGCGTGTTCACCGACAAGACGCTGATGGCCATCGC